The Punica granatum isolate Tunisia-2019 chromosome 4, ASM765513v2, whole genome shotgun sequence genome has a window encoding:
- the LOC116202993 gene encoding histone H3.2, translating to MARTKQTARKSTGGKAPRKQLATKAARKSAPATGGVKKPHRFRPGTVALREIRKYQKSTELLIRKLPFQRLVREIAQDFKTDLRFQSSAVAALQEAAEAYLVGLFEDTNLCAIHAKRVTIMPKDIQLARRIRGERA from the coding sequence ATGGCTCGTACCAAGCAAACcgctcgcaagtccaccggcgGCAAGGCCCCGAGGAAGCAGCTCGCCACCAAGGCAGCCCGCAAGTCAGCTCCGGCGACCGGTGGCGTGAAGAAGCCCCACCGCTTCCGTCCCGGAACCGTCGCCCTCCGCGAGATCCGGAAGTACCAGAAGAGCACGGAGCTCCTGATTCGCAAGCTGCCCTTCCAGAGGCTCGTCCGTGAGATCGCGCAGGACTTCAAGACCGACCTGAGGTTCCAGAGCTCTGCCGTGGCCGCTCTCCAGGAGGCCGCTGAGGCCTACCTCGTTGGGCTCTTCGAAGACACCAACCTCTGTGCGATTCACGCGAAGAGGGTCACCATCATGCCCAAGGACATCCAGCTTGCGAGGAGGATTCGGGGCGAGAGGGCTTGA